Proteins from a single region of Chloroflexota bacterium:
- a CDS encoding GNAT family N-acetyltransferase, translating into MTTYAPTLRSQIAVRSATEDDRQKLATLIHFSPYVHRHLDWRSPLDWLGKEPFLLAERDSQIVAALACPPDIPELTWVRLFAVSLALDLDEAWETLWPVAYRQMVGNAPIAALPLQSWFRRILESSHFDHANDVIMLKWSDHGQSLKAKPCHEDYCIRPMGYDDLSAVHNLDAQAFNPVWQHSIELLKIAFQNASFATIAENRIGIIAYQICTVNGGSGHLARLAVHPQAQRSGVGYGLLRDVLNNLRQRGIRHVTVNTQTSNQASLSLYDKVGFQPTGEVYPIYAFEA; encoded by the coding sequence ATGACTACGTATGCCCCAACACTACGCTCCCAAATTGCAGTTCGATCAGCCACAGAGGATGACCGACAAAAACTGGCTACACTGATCCATTTCAGCCCCTATGTACACCGGCATCTCGATTGGCGCTCTCCGCTGGATTGGTTAGGGAAAGAACCATTTTTATTGGCCGAGCGCGACAGCCAGATTGTGGCCGCTTTGGCCTGTCCGCCCGATATACCCGAACTAACCTGGGTGCGCCTGTTCGCTGTTTCGCTGGCGCTGGATTTGGATGAAGCCTGGGAAACGCTGTGGCCCGTGGCCTACCGCCAGATGGTTGGAAATGCCCCTATTGCCGCGCTCCCACTTCAGAGCTGGTTCCGCCGCATCCTGGAAAGTAGTCATTTTGATCATGCCAATGATGTTATCATGCTCAAATGGAGCGATCACGGACAATCCTTAAAGGCAAAGCCATGCCATGAGGATTATTGCATCCGCCCGATGGGGTATGATGACCTTTCAGCGGTTCACAATCTCGATGCTCAGGCTTTCAATCCCGTCTGGCAGCACTCCATCGAGCTTTTAAAAATTGCTTTTCAAAATGCTTCTTTCGCCACCATTGCCGAAAATCGTATCGGAATTATTGCCTATCAAATTTGTACTGTAAATGGCGGCAGCGGGCATTTGGCTCGACTGGCGGTGCATCCACAGGCACAACGCAGCGGTGTGGGCTATGGATTGTTGCGAGATGTCCTCAATAACCTTCGCCAGCGTGGCATCCGTCACGTTACCGTGAACACGCAAACAAGCAATCAGGCTTCTCTGTCACTGTACGATAAAGTTGGATTTCAACCAACCGGCGAAGTGTATCCCATTTATGCATTTGAGGCCTGA
- a CDS encoding alpha/beta hydrolase yields the protein METYLEYSLAAEGRDLFACYWRPEGEVRAVVCLVHGLGEHSARYAHVAAALNRAGYAVVALDQRGHGKTPGPRGHVKTYDVLLDDIQLLLVDAADRFPDVPIFLYGHSMGGGLVLNMALRRKPALAGVVATAPLLRLAFEPPPVKIFLGRMMDKIKPDFTQASGLETAAISRDREVVYAYENDPLVHDAISARLFTGTFDSGLWALEHAAEFPCPLLMMHGSEDRLTSAQASTEFAAAAGELCTFKIWDGLYHEIHNEPEQDQVLTVMVAWLDQHMGAAI from the coding sequence ATGGAAACTTACTTGGAATATTCTTTAGCCGCAGAAGGCCGCGATTTGTTTGCCTGCTATTGGCGACCCGAAGGCGAAGTGCGCGCTGTGGTGTGCCTGGTGCATGGTCTCGGTGAGCACAGCGCTCGTTACGCGCACGTTGCCGCGGCTCTGAATCGAGCCGGATATGCAGTAGTGGCGCTTGACCAACGCGGGCACGGGAAAACCCCCGGGCCGCGCGGCCATGTCAAAACGTATGATGTACTGCTGGATGATATTCAGCTTTTACTCGTCGACGCCGCGGACCGCTTTCCGGATGTTCCCATATTCTTGTATGGGCATAGCATGGGAGGAGGCCTGGTGCTGAATATGGCTCTGCGCCGTAAGCCCGCACTGGCAGGCGTAGTCGCTACTGCCCCCTTATTGCGGCTGGCTTTTGAACCGCCTCCCGTGAAAATATTCCTGGGACGCATGATGGATAAAATCAAACCCGATTTTACTCAGGCCAGCGGTCTTGAAACTGCCGCTATCAGCCGGGACCGTGAAGTTGTCTATGCCTATGAAAACGACCCGCTGGTGCATGATGCGATCTCCGCGCGGCTGTTCACAGGTACTTTTGATTCTGGCTTATGGGCTTTGGAACATGCCGCGGAATTTCCCTGCCCGTTGTTGATGATGCACGGCTCCGAAGATCGCCTGACATCCGCTCAGGCCAGCACGGAATTTGCCGCCGCGGCCGGGGAGCTATGCACGTTCAAAATTTGGGATGGCTTGTATCATGAAATTCACAATGAGCCTGAACAAGATCAGGTTTTGACCGTTATGGTTGCTTGGCTCGATCAGCATATGGGAGCAGCGATTTGA
- a CDS encoding CPBP family intramembrane metalloprotease: protein MIAAQETETLPETEAVPWDARDAWLGAGLLFFVMLGLLVFLYFLPNLDMSLILAGSELALLVPVWWLAVRKYGASWRTLGLRKFTPVALGIGCGLMILSWGFNLVYSLFLALFNARAQPDFSPIFADASFPWLILVAGAVIAPFVEEIIFRGFIFAGFKARYGWVKAAVLSSGLFAIIHFQPLAIIGIFLMGMIFAFLYHYSGSIWPAIIMHMSTNLLALGAALILARFPELAGV, encoded by the coding sequence TTGATCGCAGCCCAGGAAACTGAAACGCTCCCAGAAACAGAGGCGGTTCCCTGGGATGCGCGTGATGCCTGGCTCGGTGCCGGGTTACTATTCTTTGTAATGCTTGGGCTGTTGGTGTTTTTGTATTTCCTGCCAAATTTGGATATGAGCCTGATTCTGGCGGGCAGTGAACTGGCGTTGTTAGTACCCGTATGGTGGCTGGCTGTGCGTAAATATGGCGCTTCCTGGCGCACATTGGGGTTGCGAAAATTTACTCCGGTGGCGCTGGGAATTGGCTGCGGGTTGATGATTCTCTCTTGGGGTTTTAATCTGGTATATAGTCTTTTTCTGGCATTATTTAATGCGCGTGCGCAGCCTGATTTTTCGCCCATTTTTGCCGATGCATCTTTCCCCTGGTTGATTCTTGTGGCTGGCGCAGTGATTGCCCCATTTGTGGAAGAGATTATCTTCCGGGGCTTCATTTTTGCCGGATTCAAAGCGCGCTATGGTTGGGTAAAAGCCGCTGTGCTGAGTTCTGGCCTGTTTGCGATCATCCATTTTCAACCCCTGGCAATCATTGGCATCTTCTTGATGGGCATGATCTTCGCATTTCTGTATCATTACAGTGGCTCAATTTGGCCGGCAATTATCATGCATATGTCCACCAATCTTTTGGCGTTGGGGGCCGCACTAATATTAGCGCGTTTCCCGGAACTGGCTGGCGTCTGA
- a CDS encoding DsbA family protein → MQSRQAIQARRRQRQKQQRMTMVMVISGVVLILAALLMLPSIRLAMTPVGEIIHPELVERPLVDGSAMGDPNAPVVIHGYSDFGCGHCANFSEGTGLEIAETYVASGQVYFVDHSVGLLLGSEVSFQLAEAAYCAADQNKYWEFHDYIFANQLTIYSSTNVPVEKYVTAFAEAIELDMDAFSSCYKSNAHRDQVQQDQLDAVQAGINSTPSFTVNGELLIGNLPFADFQAAIETALSQ, encoded by the coding sequence ATGCAAAGTCGTCAAGCAATACAAGCGCGGCGTCGTCAGCGGCAGAAACAGCAGCGTATGACGATGGTGATGGTCATTAGTGGCGTGGTTCTGATTTTGGCTGCACTCTTGATGCTGCCGTCTATTCGATTGGCAATGACCCCTGTGGGTGAGATTATTCACCCTGAGTTGGTAGAACGCCCCCTGGTGGATGGCAGCGCAATGGGCGATCCGAATGCCCCGGTTGTCATTCATGGATATTCAGATTTTGGCTGTGGACATTGTGCCAACTTCTCAGAAGGTACCGGACTTGAAATCGCAGAAACCTATGTGGCTTCCGGCCAGGTTTATTTTGTAGATCACAGCGTGGGGCTTTTGCTGGGGTCTGAGGTTTCTTTCCAGTTAGCTGAGGCCGCTTATTGCGCCGCCGATCAGAACAAATACTGGGAATTTCACGATTATATTTTTGCTAACCAGCTCACAATTTATTCCTCCACCAATGTCCCCGTTGAGAAGTATGTAACAGCGTTTGCAGAAGCGATTGAGTTAGATATGGATGCGTTTTCAAGCTGCTATAAATCTAACGCCCATCGCGACCAGGTTCAACAAGACCAACTGGATGCTGTGCAAGCGGGCATCAATTCTACGCCCAGCTTTACTGTAAATGGTGAGTTGCTCATCGGCAATTTGCCCTTCGCCGATTTCCAGGCCGCTATCGAAACTGCGTTGTCGCAGTAA
- a CDS encoding DUF554 domain-containing protein, with translation MTGTIINIITVLIGGTLGLFFGARLPERVRSTVVAGLGLFTAAIGIQMFLNSENPIIVLGSILVGGILGEWWRIEDGLNRIGGLLEARFSRGAEKPSPAETTPSESASRIRFMRGFLTSSLLFCVGPMTILGSIQDGLTGDYSLLAIKSVLDGFAALAFASTFGVGVLFSSLTVLVVQGGISMMAALAQSTITTAMMNEMTAAGGLMLVGIAISSLLEIKPIRVGNFLPALVLAPLIVAILASM, from the coding sequence ATGACCGGAACCATCATTAACATTATCACTGTTCTGATTGGCGGAACGTTGGGGTTATTTTTCGGCGCGCGCTTGCCCGAACGCGTACGCAGCACGGTTGTAGCAGGGTTGGGACTTTTTACAGCAGCCATCGGCATCCAGATGTTTCTCAATAGCGAGAATCCCATCATTGTGCTGGGCAGCATCCTGGTAGGCGGCATTTTGGGGGAGTGGTGGCGCATCGAAGATGGCCTGAATCGGATTGGCGGCTTATTGGAAGCGCGCTTCTCCAGGGGTGCCGAAAAGCCTTCACCCGCAGAAACCACCCCGAGCGAGTCCGCCAGCCGCATCCGTTTTATGCGCGGCTTCCTGACCTCGTCCTTACTCTTTTGCGTCGGTCCCATGACAATTCTGGGATCCATCCAGGACGGCCTGACAGGCGATTACAGCCTGTTGGCGATCAAATCGGTATTAGATGGTTTTGCGGCGCTGGCATTTGCTTCTACGTTTGGCGTGGGGGTGCTGTTCTCGTCGCTCACGGTTTTGGTGGTGCAGGGCGGCATTAGTATGATGGCGGCGCTGGCGCAGTCTACGATTACTACAGCGATGATGAATGAAATGACCGCGGCCGGGGGGCTGATGCTGGTGGGAATTGCGATTAGCAGTCTTCTGGAGATTAAACCTATCCGGGTGGGGAATTTCTTACCCGCCCTGGTGTTGGCTCCGTTAATTGTGGCGATTCTTGCCTCGATGTAA
- a CDS encoding cob(I)yrinic acid a,c-diamide adenosyltransferase: MSKFYTRKGDDGTTGILGGERVSKDHPRPEAVGSIDEANAALGAARNTCMHPLSGPIIIQVQRDLYQLMAEVSASREHAHRFRTIESQRVAWLEEQIETISQQVIIPKEFIVPGDTAAGAMLDIARTVVRRAERRVAGLYHRQSIENIYLLQYLNRLSSLCFVLELLENQSAGQRNTTLAKSS, from the coding sequence ATGAGTAAATTCTATACCCGAAAAGGCGACGACGGCACCACCGGAATTCTGGGTGGGGAGCGCGTTTCCAAAGATCACCCACGCCCCGAGGCCGTTGGCAGCATTGATGAAGCCAACGCGGCGCTAGGAGCCGCACGCAACACTTGCATGCATCCGCTCAGCGGACCTATCATCATCCAGGTGCAGCGCGATCTATATCAGCTCATGGCTGAGGTTTCTGCCAGCCGCGAACACGCCCACCGCTTCCGAACGATCGAAAGCCAGCGCGTGGCCTGGCTGGAAGAACAGATCGAAACGATCAGCCAGCAGGTCATCATCCCTAAAGAGTTCATTGTCCCCGGCGACACCGCAGCCGGAGCCATGCTGGATATTGCCCGCACCGTCGTGCGCCGAGCAGAGCGCCGCGTGGCTGGCCTGTATCACCGACAGAGCATTGAAAACATCTATCTGCTCCAATATCTTAACCGGCTATCCTCATTATGCTTTGTGCTCGAACTGCTCGAAAACCAGAGCGCAGGCCAACGCAATACAACGCTGGCAAAATCATCATGA
- a CDS encoding elongation factor G, producing MKEYKTENIRNIALASHSSSGKTMLLEAILHVTGATTRLGRIEDGSTVSDYEDEEIRRGISLSTSMVPVEYKEFKLNFLDTPGYTDFVGEVISALRVADSALLVVDSVAGAEVGTEIAWNYCEEFQLQRAIVINKMDRDNADFKKALASVQTISETRMLPMQLPWGEKADFKGVIDLLSMKAYAGAGDKAEDIPAEYSDEVEEARLELIESAAEGDDELLTKYLDGEELSPTEIISGLCSAICAGELVPVFVAAATAEIGLFPLLDTLTKMMPNPAERPASIAEGAAGPEELPISDAGPLAAYVWKTTADPFVGKITYYKVYSGVVSADSRVWNQNVGDEERFGGISLMRGKEQISVKTIHAGDIGVVAKLGDTSTSHTLCDKGHPLVLPVPAYPNALYRVAVSPETQADSAKVSPTLTRLCEEDMTLSWRQEPSTRQTILQGMGGQHIGVAIRKAEQKFGTTLLMEEPKVPYQESITKSGSAQYRHKKQSGGAGQFGEVHLRVEPLPDEDFEFANEVFGGAVSQNYMPAIEKGVRNVMRDGVIAGFPVHNVKVAVFDGKEHPVDSKPVAFEIAARECFKLAMRQAAPVLLEPIMYVEVLVPDSNMGDILGDLNTRRARVQGMDTDRGKSTIKAHVPLAEMQRYTADLRSMTGGRGVFSMEFDRYETVPSHLMQEIVDAAQKEQEEK from the coding sequence ATGAAAGAATATAAAACCGAAAATATCCGCAATATCGCTCTGGCTTCACACAGCAGTTCAGGAAAAACCATGCTGCTTGAAGCCATACTACATGTTACCGGTGCAACAACGCGTTTGGGGCGGATTGAGGACGGCTCTACTGTTTCCGATTATGAAGATGAAGAAATTCGGCGAGGGATATCCCTTTCCACTTCGATGGTCCCCGTCGAGTATAAGGAGTTCAAGCTAAATTTTCTGGATACTCCTGGATATACGGATTTTGTTGGCGAAGTCATTTCGGCGCTGCGAGTCGCCGATTCGGCATTGCTGGTGGTCGATTCGGTGGCCGGTGCAGAAGTGGGCACCGAGATTGCCTGGAATTATTGTGAGGAATTTCAACTGCAGCGCGCGATTGTGATTAATAAGATGGATCGCGACAATGCCGATTTCAAAAAGGCTTTGGCTTCGGTGCAGACGATTTCTGAGACGCGGATGTTGCCCATGCAATTGCCCTGGGGCGAAAAAGCTGATTTCAAAGGGGTGATAGATTTGCTTTCCATGAAGGCCTATGCTGGCGCTGGCGACAAAGCGGAGGATATTCCGGCCGAATATAGCGACGAGGTAGAAGAAGCCCGCCTGGAGTTAATTGAATCAGCAGCCGAAGGTGATGATGAATTGCTGACGAAATATCTGGATGGCGAAGAATTAAGCCCGACTGAGATTATCAGTGGTTTATGCAGCGCTATTTGTGCAGGGGAGTTGGTTCCCGTATTTGTAGCTGCAGCTACCGCTGAAATTGGTTTGTTCCCGTTGTTGGATACATTGACCAAGATGATGCCGAATCCAGCAGAACGACCAGCATCTATAGCCGAAGGCGCGGCTGGTCCCGAAGAATTGCCCATTTCCGATGCAGGGCCGTTGGCCGCGTATGTGTGGAAGACGACCGCTGACCCCTTTGTTGGGAAAATCACGTATTATAAAGTGTATTCGGGCGTCGTCAGTGCCGACAGCCGGGTATGGAACCAGAATGTAGGTGATGAAGAGCGTTTCGGCGGCATCTCACTGATGCGCGGTAAAGAACAAATTTCTGTAAAAACAATCCATGCGGGCGATATTGGCGTTGTTGCCAAACTTGGCGATACATCAACTTCGCACACGCTGTGTGATAAAGGCCATCCGTTAGTATTGCCCGTGCCGGCCTATCCCAATGCGCTCTATCGTGTGGCGGTTAGCCCCGAAACTCAGGCCGACTCTGCGAAAGTTAGCCCCACCCTGACTCGCTTGTGCGAAGAGGATATGACCTTATCCTGGCGTCAGGAACCCAGCACCCGGCAGACGATTTTGCAGGGCATGGGCGGTCAGCACATTGGCGTTGCCATTCGCAAAGCCGAACAGAAATTCGGGACTACGCTGCTGATGGAAGAGCCAAAGGTGCCTTACCAGGAATCGATTACCAAATCTGGCTCTGCACAATACCGCCACAAGAAGCAATCGGGTGGCGCGGGGCAGTTTGGCGAGGTGCATTTGCGGGTGGAACCCCTGCCTGATGAAGATTTTGAATTCGCAAACGAAGTATTTGGTGGCGCCGTTTCACAGAATTATATGCCCGCGATTGAAAAAGGTGTGCGCAATGTGATGCGTGATGGTGTTATCGCCGGGTTCCCGGTTCATAATGTAAAAGTAGCGGTTTTCGATGGGAAAGAACATCCCGTTGACTCGAAACCCGTCGCGTTTGAAATTGCTGCCCGTGAGTGTTTTAAGCTGGCTATGCGGCAGGCTGCTCCCGTACTTCTGGAGCCGATTATGTATGTAGAGGTTTTGGTTCCTGATTCCAATATGGGTGATATTCTCGGCGATTTGAATACCCGCCGGGCGCGCGTGCAAGGCATGGATACGGATCGCGGCAAATCGACGATCAAAGCCCATGTACCTCTGGCCGAGATGCAGCGCTATACCGCTGATCTCCGTTCTATGACCGGTGGCCGTGGTGTCTTTAGCATGGAGTTTGATCGTTACGAAACCGTGCCTTCGCATCTGATGCAAGAGATTGTTGACGCCGCTCAAAAGGAACAAGAAGAGAAGTAA
- a CDS encoding PH domain-containing protein has translation MSVDKIRAQIVANIWQAIAQSQVDLSIINQAEQEALVNKIADNMLVAFDAIIGTEMENNTETPALGTDEKILWKGRPFLSVVESYIITTERIKLVSGLIARKVENYELIRIQDIDFKQNMGERLMGMGDITIRGQDPSDSEIVLRNIPDPEKIYELLRKAWLEARSRYGLQFREYM, from the coding sequence ATGTCTGTTGATAAAATCCGTGCTCAAATTGTTGCCAATATCTGGCAAGCGATTGCTCAAAGCCAGGTAGACCTTTCTATCATCAACCAGGCAGAGCAGGAAGCGCTGGTCAATAAAATTGCCGATAATATGCTGGTTGCTTTTGACGCGATTATCGGCACTGAAATGGAGAATAACACCGAAACCCCCGCACTGGGTACAGATGAGAAAATTCTGTGGAAAGGCCGCCCCTTTCTGTCTGTTGTAGAATCATATATCATCACCACAGAACGCATCAAACTCGTCTCCGGGCTGATCGCTCGCAAAGTCGAAAATTATGAGTTAATTCGTATCCAGGATATTGATTTCAAGCAAAATATGGGCGAGCGCCTGATGGGCATGGGTGATATTACCATCCGCGGGCAAGACCCATCCGATTCAGAGATTGTATTGCGCAATATTCCTGATCCCGAAAAAATCTACGAGTTGCTGCGCAAAGCATGGTTGGAAGCCCGTAGCCGCTACGGTTTACAATTTCGAGAATATATGTAG
- a CDS encoding protein kinase: MQDSDQTHIANPKQSDDTVLSVEDALVGHTLGAYQLTERLGQGGMATVYKAYEPVLDRYVAVKVLPQFFANDPNFMQRFQREAKAVAQLNHPAIVPVYSFGEDKSITYIAMQYVAGGTLKQSRGQVHSPQDAIRLILPVVQALAFAHQRGIIHRDIKPSNVLLSDGKWPLLADFGLAKMVENSGQLTGTGVGVGTPMYMSPEQGEGHPVDHRTDIYSLGIMLYEMLTGDVPFRADTPMAIVIKHMTAPMPMPRAVNPAIPEELERVILKATAKAPDDRYQTADELATALENVQAHLGQIIAFSEQKTVTAERPQVVDDAPASPRGNLFRKVGFTLLAALGILFLGVVLMGVFDICPPPGPWPIPPWCEGSPYQLPSIGEIDAPAPTPVISEGVLGGILFQDDFDGSISPRWQFTAEHYLNPWQADTFDGRSVMRTIPPSQAGGMNVAEIRGTSWENYAIQFDFFFENPDEFGAYYFWLRGRITDCPPTMAAMQAYSLLISPDKIWVDKAICQEGSGYVLIKNDRNFMLEGWHTVQYVFIDNRIQVYIDGEKYLDYTDADEPFGGGDLWIETSGESELLVDNLVIYEVVADE, translated from the coding sequence ATGCAAGATAGCGATCAAACTCATATAGCTAACCCGAAACAATCGGATGATACTGTACTTAGTGTCGAAGATGCGCTGGTTGGGCATACGCTGGGGGCGTATCAATTGACAGAACGTTTGGGGCAGGGCGGCATGGCAACGGTTTATAAAGCTTATGAACCGGTGCTGGATCGTTATGTGGCGGTGAAGGTATTGCCGCAATTTTTTGCCAACGATCCCAACTTTATGCAGCGTTTTCAACGCGAGGCCAAAGCTGTGGCGCAGTTAAATCATCCCGCAATTGTGCCGGTATACAGTTTTGGTGAAGATAAATCGATTACCTATATCGCCATGCAATATGTGGCCGGGGGCACATTGAAACAATCGCGCGGTCAAGTTCACAGTCCGCAAGATGCCATTCGCTTGATTTTGCCCGTGGTGCAGGCGCTGGCTTTTGCCCATCAGCGCGGCATCATCCACCGCGATATCAAGCCCAGCAATGTGCTGCTTTCAGACGGCAAATGGCCGTTGCTGGCTGATTTTGGCCTGGCGAAAATGGTCGAAAACTCGGGTCAACTCACCGGTACTGGCGTTGGGGTTGGCACACCGATGTATATGTCGCCGGAACAGGGCGAAGGACATCCGGTAGACCATCGCACCGATATTTACTCGCTGGGCATTATGCTTTACGAAATGCTCACTGGCGATGTGCCTTTCCGTGCCGATACGCCAATGGCAATTGTAATCAAGCATATGACGGCGCCCATGCCAATGCCGCGGGCTGTCAATCCGGCCATTCCAGAAGAGTTGGAGCGCGTGATTCTGAAAGCAACCGCTAAAGCCCCGGACGATCGCTATCAGACTGCCGATGAGTTGGCAACCGCGTTGGAAAATGTTCAGGCTCATTTAGGACAGATTATCGCATTTTCGGAACAGAAAACCGTGACGGCTGAACGCCCCCAGGTGGTGGATGATGCACCTGCGTCGCCGCGGGGGAATTTGTTCCGAAAAGTGGGCTTTACGCTGCTGGCTGCGTTGGGGATTCTCTTTCTGGGGGTGGTGTTGATGGGCGTTTTCGATATTTGCCCACCCCCGGGGCCGTGGCCGATTCCCCCGTGGTGCGAGGGTTCACCCTATCAATTGCCCAGCATTGGCGAGATAGATGCGCCTGCGCCCACCCCTGTGATCTCAGAAGGTGTACTGGGAGGAATTTTATTTCAGGACGATTTTGATGGCAGCATTTCGCCGCGTTGGCAATTCACGGCGGAGCATTATCTCAACCCCTGGCAGGCAGATACCTTTGACGGTCGCAGCGTGATGCGCACGATTCCACCATCACAGGCCGGGGGGATGAATGTGGCTGAAATTCGAGGTACCAGCTGGGAAAATTACGCGATCCAGTTTGATTTTTTCTTCGAGAATCCCGATGAATTCGGCGCTTATTATTTTTGGCTGCGTGGGCGCATCACCGATTGCCCACCGACGATGGCAGCGATGCAGGCTTATTCTTTATTGATTTCGCCCGATAAGATTTGGGTTGACAAAGCAATATGTCAGGAAGGCTCTGGCTATGTTTTGATAAAAAACGACCGTAATTTCATGCTTGAGGGCTGGCACACAGTGCAATATGTATTTATTGACAATCGGATTCAGGTTTATATCGACGGTGAAAAATATCTCGATTATACCGATGCCGATGAACCCTTTGGAGGTGGCGATCTCTGGATTGAGACCAGTGGTGAAAGCGAGCTTTTAGTGGATAATCTGGTTATTTATGAGGTTGTTGCCGACGAATGA
- a CDS encoding TetR/AcrR family transcriptional regulator, with amino-acid sequence MSPRPDVSEARKNQILDAATSVFIRMGLHKARVDDIAGEANLSKGAVYWYFKSRDEIIIAILDRLFEREFRGLRELQSNDRPALERLEHFITLTIEDIQEWMRLLPIAYEFLGLVFHKKFVQQSFRKYFQTYTEHLTVIIQQGIDNGELRPYDAKDAAITLGAIIEGTILLSIYDPDAVDIPKHIKTGTQIYFDGLKVR; translated from the coding sequence ATGTCTCCGCGGCCGGATGTAAGTGAAGCGCGTAAAAACCAGATTTTAGATGCTGCCACAAGTGTTTTCATTCGCATGGGGCTGCACAAAGCACGCGTGGATGATATTGCCGGTGAGGCCAATCTCAGTAAGGGGGCCGTATATTGGTATTTCAAAAGTCGGGACGAAATCATTATCGCAATTCTAGATCGTCTGTTTGAACGCGAATTTCGTGGCTTACGTGAACTTCAAAGCAATGATCGGCCCGCGCTTGAACGCCTGGAACATTTCATTACTCTGACCATCGAGGATATTCAAGAGTGGATGCGATTGCTCCCGATAGCCTATGAATTTTTAGGTCTGGTTTTCCATAAGAAATTTGTCCAGCAAAGTTTTCGCAAGTATTTTCAAACGTACACCGAACATCTGACCGTTATCATACAGCAAGGCATTGATAATGGCGAACTGCGGCCCTATGATGCCAAAGATGCGGCCATAACCCTGGGAGCAATTATTGAGGGCACAATCCTGCTCTCGATCTATGACCCGGACGCAGTCGACATCCCCAAACATATCAAAACCGGAACCCAAATCTATTTTGATGGGTTGAAAGTGAGGTAA
- the lgt gene encoding prolipoprotein diacylglyceryl transferase, with protein MDPVIFSFNIGSLELAFRWYGLLIAVGVMLSTWIAEKEIVRRGGKAEWVWDALLWALPAAVIGARFWYVVNDILGGGRIFIDQPARIWRISEGGLHIFGSFVFGLVAVYLYARRNRADMLLLLDAIAPSLLIGQAIGRLGNFINQELYGPPTNLPWGIAIDALHRMPPWNDLTLYPEATTRFHPTFAYEMLWNFLAAGLILWLTRKFMDKFKPGAAFAAWMLLAGVGRVFIEVFRPDQPRIPGTDFSWSRLIYLLLAIAGLVWLLVRNKVIKISFLSPGPEKYKLPKKRRKKY; from the coding sequence ATGGATCCGGTTATTTTTTCATTCAACATTGGCAGCCTGGAACTGGCATTTCGCTGGTACGGCTTGTTGATTGCCGTGGGGGTTATGCTCTCAACCTGGATCGCCGAAAAAGAAATCGTGCGCCGCGGTGGTAAAGCCGAATGGGTTTGGGATGCGTTATTGTGGGCGCTGCCCGCAGCAGTGATTGGGGCGCGCTTCTGGTATGTAGTGAATGATATTCTGGGGGGCGGGCGCATTTTTATTGATCAGCCCGCCCGTATCTGGCGCATCTCGGAAGGCGGACTGCACATTTTTGGCTCTTTTGTCTTCGGACTGGTTGCAGTGTATCTTTACGCCCGCCGCAACCGCGCCGATATGCTCCTGCTACTCGACGCAATTGCGCCTTCATTGCTGATCGGGCAGGCGATTGGCCGACTGGGGAATTTCATCAATCAAGAGCTTTACGGGCCGCCCACCAATTTACCCTGGGGCATTGCCATTGATGCATTGCACCGTATGCCCCCCTGGAACGATCTAACGCTGTACCCCGAAGCGACGACGCGCTTTCACCCCACCTTTGCCTATGAAATGCTGTGGAATTTTCTCGCCGCGGGATTAATCTTGTGGTTGACACGCAAATTCATGGATAAATTCAAGCCCGGAGCCGCTTTCGCTGCCTGGATGCTGCTGGCAGGCGTGGGGCGCGTGTTCATTGAAGTCTTCCGCCCCGACCAGCCGCGCATCCCCGGCACCGATTTCAGTTGGTCGCGCCTGATCTATCTATTGCTGGCAATTGCGGGCCTGGTATGGCTACTGGTGCGCAACAAAGTGATAAAAATATCATTTCTTTCCCCTGGCCCCGAGAAGTATAAACTCCCCAAAAAGCGGCGTAAAAAATATTAG